The stretch of DNA ACCTATAAATAAGAGTGGAGGATCCAGCCATGACAGGCTCAACAGAGACCACCCAGGCAGCACACAGCAATGCACCATCCGAGGGGAAAGTATCTAACCTTCCAAAGGAAACACCTAACGCTCCAACCattatagataggatcacctgatgTCCCCTACCCAGCTCACACCCATCCCCTTTCACCAAGACAGCCTTAGACAATGTCAACCAATCAGGGGTTCTgagccttagaaatccctcaccccaacctctgctgtgataaaaccccacCCTAACTGAGCTCAAGGCTCCTCAATTATGCCAATGcattggacacatggagagtcaAGTTTAAGCttaaataaaggctctttgcttttacatacagtccccttgttggtttttgggggactctGCAATTTGAGCATAACAAGGAGAAACTTTTTAGTCAACTTGAATCCTTAACATTTAAAACTACACAGTAGAGGAAAAActataaatacaatgaaaattttaaaaacaaaaacgtAATTGTTTTCTAagctcttcttttttccttcagggAATTTGTGCCAAAGCGATGCATAGATTATCTGTGAATATGGCCATCTTAACCAACCTCTGAAAACCCATACCAGAAGCCTTTGTATGTCGTGTATGTTGTAAATGATTAAGTCAGACATCAGAACTTACCAAACATCAATGAATTTATACTAGAAAGAAGCCCTCAACAGCAGGGATTATGGGAAAGTTTTCCATAGCTCGCTGTACCAATGAGAAGCCATTCTAGAGAGAGCCACATAAATGTCATGAACCGCGAGGGAACAAATGTCGGCCAAGGGCTGAGCAGGCCTGGGAATCTGAAGGGGAGAGATTTCCAAAGCTCAAAATCCATGGCCTAGGGGAGCATGGAGTCTAAGTTCGGGGCAGGACAGGAGCTGCCTTAGCCCAGCTGAGTCCACCACCAAAGAACAACTCAGGAATCTACGGACACAGCTCTAGAGAAAGGGTAAGGAACCCTAGAATTGAGAAACTGGCCCTACCCATCATCCTCCCACTCCCAATATTGCCCGTGGAACAAAAGCTCTATCCGAACCCTGACAAGAGGGCAGTAGATTTGGAATGTGGAACAGCACCTGGATCCAAGCAACAGAGCACAAGCTAACCAAACCATGGGTGTGGCAGCAGAAGTGAGGCGGAAGGGTCAAGCTAAGAGAGTCTCAGCATCTCTCGCTCTGGCCTTAGCAGGAAGGTGCTATCTGGGTCTTTGGAAGTTTGCGGCAGAACTTGATACAGTATCCCGACACACAAAACTAAGGAGCACACAGTGAGAGCTCTCTCAACGATGAAGCACTGACTGAATCCCCAataccttctctttctctgtgtgcgcacacatatgtatgtgttttacaGAGTGTCCagctgggctggctttgaactcccggAGACCCATCTGCCTTTGACGCCTAAGTACTGGGATGTATTCTAAGGCGTGCAGCGCAATACCTGTCCTTAAAAacttcatttcaatttttttgttttgtatataccTTTCtacattttccattcttttctcaGTATGTATGCTTTCGCACTTTAAGTGTTGAACTTGTGTCCTCCCCAAGGCTAATAAACAATGTCCTCCCTGTTGTTTCTTTAAGTGTTGGACTTGTGTCCTCCCCAAGGCTAATAAACAATGTCCTCCCTGTTGTTTCTTTCCACCAGCCCCGCATAAGTACTGTCCAGATTCTCAGCTCCTACTCCCTCCCACATTCCCCTGTCAAAACACTGGTATGCCTAgctcaggaaaaaagaaagaaaaagcaaactgtaAACTAAATTTTGGGCAACTGGGTTTCCTGTCTCCAAACCTTATAAGGGACACAGTACAAAAGCATAGTGTTTCCTCTTGCAGTTAACAGTAGGACTCCAGCCAAACTGAGAGTTACTGTGACAACCGGCTTTTCTGATGCACACAAATCCAGGTGAACCCACCAGGGCGACTCACACATCAAACAACAGGAAAGGGGAGGCCTGGAATATGTGTAGCCTGCAACAGTTGTGCAAAACGtaagaaacaaaaaccataagACTCAGCAAGGGCTCTCTGGGGAAATTAAGGCACTTTCAGgatgtggggtgggctttgagagatTTAGcttttccccactttctcttcactCTCTTGTAATCAGCCAGCTTTGGGCTCTAGCTCCCTTCTGCCCTACCTTCCTCTCCATTATAGAACCTCTCTCTGCAAATGTAAGACAAAATATTTTCACTCTTCCACTGGTTTCTTTTGGTcgtgtgttttatcacagcaactgctGCTGGGAGACAGTGTCTTTGGCCAAGAACTCCTTCTGGGGTCATCCACCTCTGATACTGGATTGCTGCCCAACCATTTTTATGAGTCTTAGAAGTACCCCCTTTCTACACATGCAGGGCGCTGTCACTTAAACTTTTCTCTGCTGTCTTTACTGCTTCTCCCGATGTTTTTGCATCTCTAAGATGCTCAGGGGTTAGCATGATGGAAAGAAACCTATTTATAGAGAGTTGGCAGCATCTCTGCAGGCTCACCACAATCCACCTCAGTGTAAGTTGACCTTAGCTACAGAGATACTAAAAAAGAAACATCAGCAAGATCCAATGCAGTGTGTGTAAGCATTAGAGCTCCAGTAGAAAGGGGTCCTGGCAGCCGGAAGCCAAGAAATGTCACAAAGTTACACCGCACAACAAACCTCGCAAAAGAGATTCATTGGGAGGGAAAAACCCAGGAGGGTGGCCGCCTCTGCTTGGGTGATAAACAGCAGCAAACCGACAGAGAGTTTCTTGGGAAGAGGGTGGAGCTTTCCAGAGTGGAGACCGGTGGGATCTCATGTCCATAGATTGGACTTTTCACTCTGTAGGATGGGGGCAGGGTCCAGCAGTTAGGGCAGTTAGAGCATTCTGTGTGTGGAACTTGGCAGTTAGAGATCCTGGGGGGAGGGGCCTGGCCACTCCTGTGCCTCTCTGCTCTCAAACAAAAGCTTGGACATTCACCAGCTCTGTTGGCTTCAGAGGCTTTAAGTtataggctggcctcgagctcacagagatccacctgcctctgcctcccgagggctaggattaaaggcgtgggccaccaccgcctggcgataactctctcttttttattttttcaaaactcaCTAGCAATTGTTTTTGGAGTTTCCTCTTGACTCTATCCCTACTATGAAGGGTTGACATTTATTTCCAGGTAAGTCACCTCTCTCCCCTTTTAGAATTACATCTAATTCTACTAGGTATAAGTCAGTTTCTTTCTCAGTAAAATAGAAGAATAGGATCCATGCCAGGCGTGCCTGAACAATGTCTGGCACACCAGCGCTCCACCTCTTCACTAACCATCTTTCAGTATAAAAGGACTAGTGTTTAATCTTCACCATGACTCTCGATTTTTATTTAGGTTTGCCTCATATAAGAAGGGCAAGTTAAAACTTATTTGAATATGAGATTGGGGGGCAACAGGTCACCACCTCTGACTTAAAATTGTAATGCTTCCCTTACAAGAAGTTGAAGCCCCTGAAAATGTCAGTCAGTTCGCTGCTCACAGGGAGACAGGAGAACTGAGAGCATGGAGCATTTGATAGATATAGCAAAGAAAAATGGATTATTTTCCCTCACTCTGGAAACTGATCTAGCAGGAAAGGTGTAAACTTAGGAATTAAAGTGACTTAAAGCCGGTGTATCTGTAAGGCCTTGAGTAGTGGTTTGAATTTTCTAAGCCTTGATTTCCTCATTTGTGGACTGGAACAATAGCGCCCATCAGATTGATTTAAAGATtagatgaaaatgtgtttttaaagctgCTTGCACAGTATCTGAGCTACCAGCTATAACTACACttcaaaatattataaactccaaaatggaaaaaaaagaaagaagagaaaagaaaaaagaaaagaaaaagttggttTTCCACTGATCTTGCGATCTTCCCTGTAGCCTTCACTGGGCTCGTGCCTGTGTTTCCTTGCTGGGTCCTTATTGAGCTCATCCCCGTGGTCATTCATGGGCTCATCCCTCGTGTGGGGTGCTCCTTGTGTCCCCTCATGAGGTGTTTGTTCCCTGTGTTCCCTTGCAGGGCTCTCGTGTGTTTCCTTGTAGGGGTGCCACAAACTTATATCAGCTTGATGAGTCTGAAATTCCCAAGGCAGGACTGGTGTTCatggcttccttctcttcccttcacaCCTCTTGGCAGAACAGCCTCCCTTCCAGAAAGCAGATCACAGTGGCAGACATTATGGATGCTGTGTTGTTTGCACTTGGACCTCTGGTAAGTTGGGGTCTTCTGTTCCTGACATGCTGCACTGGCTGAAGAACGTGTGCTGGTCCTGAAATCGTGACGCTTCTCTGCCTCATCCACACGCCTTCAGCTGAGAGCAGAACCAAATTTCTTGACCCATAAAAAGTGGAGCCATCGCAATAAATGTTATAATCTAGCAGATGATTCACTGTATGTTGGGGGCACAAAGGTCCTTGTACCTACGGAGCACTAGGAAATCAGGATGTTAAATACAGAGCCCTCTCCTCAATGGACCACCTCTTTtcccacccagaaggctggggatGGATATCGTTAATGGCCTGGTAAACATTCTGGAGGTCTGCTCTTTGTGGTGGCAGACCTCCCCCAGAATGTTTATCCCAGGCTCGCCCTCCCTAGACCCCTTATCCTTAGCTCACAGTTAAGCCTATCCTTAGGGGTGATGTACTTTATAGCCTGCTGACCTCTGTCTGTACTATCTCAGAATATCTATACTATTCACTAGATTCTAGGCCTTCTAGCTGTAGAACCCACTCACGTGGTCCCATGTCAAGGGGTTTCTCAGTAGTTTATTGTGCACCTGGAATTGGGGTGAATGGAAACCACTCTCAAATTATCCTGTTTGAAGTATGCTAATGAACCATCTGGCATCAGGTGCCCCACGTCTAATCCAGGTTGGCAGAGCCAATCAGAGCAGGTTCATTCTCACGTCTCTGTGGTTTGCTTCCCTACCTGGACACCTACAGGGCCCTTTCACTCTGCATATGAAATAAAGTCGCAGGATATCTGGTCTTTCAAAAAATCCTgggctatttttaaatattataccagtcttgaaattttattttggaatgtCTTAGAGGAAATTGATTTTAAGGTAGGAGGATGGAATATTCTTCAATTGACAGGAAATTGGGGGGaggtatgtatacatacacacacacacacacacacatgcacatgtgtacacatatgtgtgttccCCTAACTCACAGGTTCTTCTGCCCATGCTTAGTGATCTCTATTTTCTACCCATTAAGATGTCTCAAGCTTAGTAAATGACATAGAAAGTTGTGTAAGACACGGTGCTTGGCGTCAGGCACTACAGTCTCATTAAGAGAAAACAATAACTAAAAAAGTTATACAATGTGTTTAGGCAAATGGTATATTAAAAGACGGATGCTGTGTAAGGAAAGAAGTGGAATATTGATGCTATCAAAGTTGGTTATGGAAATCTCGTGAGGATCAGTAGATTTAGGTTGCAGTCACAAGTGGAATTTGGGAGTCAGCGTCcacttgagaaaatgctgccATGAGAAGGGGGTGCAGGGGTGAGGCCCTAGGACGGAAAGAATGGCAGTGCTAGACTTCAGTGGAAAGTTGTAAAAGATAGATCGGAAACTCAGATAAAACTGGATATCTTAGTGTTTCCCTGAAGATGTGTGTGTCCCCAAGTGTGTATGGGATGAGTATTAATGTGGTGGAAACTATTATACCAGTCACTGTGAAGTGGCAACTTGGAAGAAAGGTAATATGGGCAAGTATGGAGTTGTCCACACGATGATCCGTACAAACCTGTCCTGGTGATTATTAATCTTTGTTGTCAGACTGTATAGTGCATGTGTACTTGTCGAAGGGTGCCTCTAAAAGCATGAATGAACACCAAAGCGCTGTACGTGGACGGCAGGTCCAACTCTGTGTAGTGACACATCCTGGATCATCAcgccctgcctgtctcctgagctgTGGCTCACACTGTCACCCGTTTTCTGGAAGCTGGGTATTGCTAGTTTTTTAGGTAAAGACTTAAAGAGAACAAAGCTAGGATAACATTTTctcatgaaatgtttttattatccaAATTTTAAACAATGgcctaaaatataaaatggataaGCACTACTAGAAAATATGGTAAATTTTAATGATAGTCATGAAAATCAAGCCCTTGTAAGGATATAGTATCTCAGGTTTGGAAGAAAACAGTGTTATGAGCGGCCCTGAAATATTCCTTGAATAATAACTGAGACATACTTATCCTTACTAGTACCCACCCCCAACACTGTactggattttcttttaattttttatttttaaaattattttatgtgtgcacatgtgttcaagTGCACATGAAAATGTGGGctcatgtagaggccagaggataaccttgggACTTGGTGTCATCCTCAGGGATTCTGTCCAACTCCCTTGAGACTggggctctctctgtctctgtttctgtctgtctgtttgtctctctcaaTTATATGTATACTTGCATGTCTGTGTAGGGATACTTGCAGGTGAGTGCATTTGCTCACAGGGCCcggaagagggtttcagatcccctggagctagaggtgTAGGTGGCTGCTACCcagtgtaggtgctgagaaccaactCAGTACTCtaaagagcagtgtgtgctcttaactgctgagcctgagccatctctccagccccaagagaaaCAAGGTCTCTTGTTGGCATGAAGCTCACCAACTAAGGTACAGTGTCTGGATAGTGAGCATCAGGATCCTCCTTCCCCCAGCAGCAGGACTGaagcgtgtgctaccaccacacCTGCATTTTCTCCGCGAGTGTCAGATCAAACTCAGCCTTCAAGACAGCTGTCTACCCAGACCTGGACTGACTTTCCCATTGTAGAAAACAGGTGGTATTCACAGATTTTGGAAATAGCCAAATAATAATTCCTGCACAAGACAGatgcattcttttgtttttgattttgtgttttcaagatggttttgctgtaattttggagcctgtcctggaactagctcttgtagaccaggctggcctcaaactcacagagatccacctgcctctgcctccagggtgctgggattaaaggcgtgcaccaccactgcccagcaacagaTAAATTCTAAGAAATAGATCTAGTCCCCATATGAAAGAAAGAGATGCATGCAGTATCTAAAGGTCCTATTATTACGAGGCTTTTATTTTGATAGGCTTAttgtttaaaaacttttaaaatatccaGTTATCTTTCTCCATTATGTGTGTTTGTCACCATCTCAGAGTGAAAGAAGATGACTGGACATTAGGGGCCCTAATCTCAGCCCTACGTAAATGAGGGAAGAGCTCATCCATCGGTGCCCACTGAGGCTCTGCCGAGGGTCCTAGGCAGTGACTGAGTGTTCCTTCCCTGTGTCCCTTCAGAGTTCTGAGGTCACACAACAGGTGAAGGTGATATCTACCATCATTTGTGAGGGGTATAAAGAGCAAGCACCTTACTGCCTCTGGGTCTGTCATTATATTTCCTGCTCATTGGAAGTTCACAGTGAATGCTTGGAGAGGTATGGAAGCATGGAGCTGGCGGCGTCCATTGGGAGATTTCTGTTGGTAGTGGCAGCCCTGAATTTGGCAGGTGGTCACACTATAATCATTAATGGTAAAGTACCCTTTAGTCACATACTCTGAACCTTGCTTTGCATGATAGAAACCTAATGAAACTTAAAATGCCAGGAATGTAGTAACATCCATAGTGCTAGACTTATGACAAATTTAAGTAGGTTTACATTTTTAATGGGGAGCTGACTCTGAAGGCAGGGCACTTGCTGCACAGgtgtgaggactggagttgggGTCCCCAGAACCATGTGTGCTGTAAGGGCATGCTGGTCTGCCTGTactcccagcatcctcagagCCTAATGTCAATCCAGCTTAACCAAATTGGCAAAATCTGGTtcaagtgagagatcctgtctcagtatAGATGGTAGAAAGTCTTTACATCCAGCATAGTTTGGTCTGGAAACCTGACTGGGGCAAtcaaggaatgaagaaaggccACACGGAAAATCTGGGTAGAGCCaaattattttatgctgttttttaTTCTTAACTAGATAATCTTCTCATTGTAGATTAAGAAACACATATTTCTTTGGAATCTTGAAAATTGTTGAAGCCTCATAGATTTTAGACCAGTTTTTTCTGGTCATTTCCATAAAGGGAAAGAACAGAATGAgtgtattcatttttcttctgaactCAGATTATCCCACCCAACCAGGGCCAGTGTTGAACTCCCAGAGGCCACCTATGCTCCATCTGTGCAGGGCACCGCTGTGCCCTGCGCTCTGGACATTGTGCTGTGCTTTCTCATTCCACGTACCTTACCCACTTGTGCGTATGAAACGTGGCCAGCACACCTGAATAACTGAACTTTACAATTTCCTTCATTATAACtaactttagttttaatttaaacGGTTATGTACATCTGCTGGCAACTGTATTGGATGATGAAACGTCCTATAATGGGCACCCCAGGCAGAGGCTAAATTGAGACTGAATTTATCAGTATTCGTTTATAGCTccaataatctttttgtttttccctctgaCCAGGGCTTGTAGTTTGTAAACCAGACATGATATCTCATTTGGAAAGTGGGAAAGGTCCATGGGCAGTGGTGAGAGAAATGTCAAGAACTGCCTTTGGAGGTGAGTGAGTGTAACCAGGAAGATGGGTTCATTTCCAATAACAGTCACTGGAGGATACAGAAcaaagatatgaaatattttcccaaagctttctcaaaggaaaacacCCCAGTCCCTTCCCCAGCCTGTGTCCATCACCTCCACTCCCTCTTTGCGTTCTGAACTTCTCCATTCCCCAACCCTGTCCAACCCTATTTTCTTGGGAGCATAATTTTCACAGTTATTCCTTCTGTGTGAAGACATTCCATACCATACTCCTTTCTGCTCTTTTCAGTTAATTTTGTGCTTTTTCTCGCTTTTCATTATCTCACCatcatctttttctcttctgaaaatgcGGTAAGGGCCACCACTGATTCCTTCTGAGCTGAGCTGTTTGCTGCTGATGTGTGTGTTCTTCACCCGCAGGGTCCCCAACAAGGCTCTTTTTATCCTTCTCTGTGTTCTTAACTACTTGAGAATTTAAACAAGGAATCAactggaaacaaaataatttttaatatttattatacacCTGAGTACTGTGACTTAGGTTAGATGCTCAGGcaacaaaaatgaacaagataTCATTGTAAACATTTGATTCAACGACTAGATAGTGACAAGTAGACAAAAACCTAGCCTGGGTGATGCCTCATAGCTGTGAGGTGAATAGGATATGAAGGAATAGTGGGGATGAGAACGAGGCTGTCTTCCCTAGATCTGGGGAGATGACTCCCTGGGTACTGTGCTTGCTGTGCCGGCCTGAGGACTTGAAGTCCCCAGCATCAGTAAATGAAACAATGTGTGCTCGTAATCCCAGTGTGGCAAGCTGGAGACAAGAGGATTCCTGGGACTAGCTGGCCAGCTTGTCTGttcaaatcagtgagctccagggtcagtgagaggctggctcaaaaaaaaatgagatggagaGTATTTGAGGATggcactcaacacacacacacacacatacatacacacacatacacacacacatacatacacacacacatacacacatacacacacacatatacacacacacacatacacacacatatacacacacacacatacacacacatacacacacacacatacacacacatacacacacacacatacatacacacacacatacacacaccatctCCTTAAAATAGAGTGGCCAGGGGAGGCCACTGTGGGGAAACATTTGAGTCCTGAGAAATCTTAACAGTGTCCACTCAGGTGAATAACTGGCAACATATAAAGATAATATCATAAAATCAGATGCTCATGTCATGAAATACCTTATCTCTGGCCCTCCTCCTGAatgatttttaatagaaaaatacctTACTGAATTGGCCattctaaaactaaaataaaattgaaatataaggGTATAACTTGTACCTCAGGTGATAGAGTACATACCTAGCGTGCATGaatcctgggttcagtctccaacaACATGTaagctagatgtggtggtgcatggctaTCAGCCCAGCAttctggaagtggaggcaggaagattcaaggtcatctttggctccACATTTTGAGGCCAACTTGAGATCCATGtctcatgcatacatatacacatgcatatatacaagcATTTCATTATTTGGTCCTTTATTCAACTCCACCCTCTCCTCAGTTCTACTTTCTATTTTcctagaaaataaagttaaatatcaAGCAGTAAAACTATATGTTCACTATATGcccattttttacttttttttaaatcccgTTTAGTAAGAGTTCCCCAGCttaggaaataaaagcaatttgatttctttttcttctttccctcagaCTTGGAAACCAAGTCTTCAACTAAGGATGCTATACTATCAGAGAATGTTATTGAAAAAGACTTGTCACAGAAGATCATTGTAAAGAAACTGACAGAGAATAACCCGTGGAGCTCCAGAATGGGAAGGTTTGGGAAATGGAATAACAGCATATTAGGACTCCAAAATATTCAGAAGAGTCATCTGAGCCAGAGATTCACAGCAGAGAAAACTGTTGCTACTCAAAGGGGCTTTAGACTTGGATCTGCTCCTTTTCCAGAACCAGAAATTGTCGCAGAAGAACTGCGCAGAAAATGCCAAATACATGAGGAAAATTTCACAGAGAATTTAGATTTGATTACAGATACCCATTTGGGGAAGATGATTTGCAAGGATACAGAAGACCAAAAAAACATAAGGCAGACTTCAGAATtcattttgacaaagaaatcCAGTACTGAAGAAAAGCCCTGTCAATGTAACAGGTGTGAGAAGGCCTTCTGTTATAAGTCACTGCTCACTCAGCATCAGAGAACTCACACTAAAGAAAATCCTTGGGAACGCAATGAATGTGGGGAAATGTTTGGCCAGCTCTCATATCTCAGTCAGCATAAAAAAGTCCACACTGGGGAAAAGCCCTATAAATGTAGTGAGTGCGGAAAAACCTTCATTGCTTCTTCGTCACTGACGGTACATCAGAGGGCTCACACTAGGGAGAAACCTTACCGGTGTAATGTCTGTGGAAAATCCTTTAGCCAGTGTGCCCGCCTTAATCAGCATCAAAGAGTCCAAACTGGAGAGAAAGCCTGTAAGTGCATCCAGTGTGGGAAAGCATTTTGCGATATATCCAAACTTGCACGACACCAGCAAACGCACAACCATGAGACCTACCAATGTGGTGACTGTTGGAAAGTCTTCAGAAGTAAATACTATCTTAGTGTCCACCAGAAGCTCCACACTGAGGAGAAGCCATACAAGTGCAGTGAGTGTGGAAAATCTTTCAAGAATACCACAGTTTTTAATGTCCCTCAAAGAGTCCACACCGGAGAGAAACCCTTTCCATGTAACGAATGTGGGCAGGCCTATAGGAGCAATTCAGGCCTCGTGCACAGCCGGATAGCAAATCTCCCAGAGCATCCGAGAATCCATACAGGGGAGAAGCCCTATAAGTGTCATGAGTGTGGAAAAGCATTTATTAACTCTTTGTGCCTCGCTGTCCACCACAGGATGCATGCAGGAGAGAAACCCCATGAGTGCAGCGAGTGTGAAAAGGCCTTCACACGGTCTTCATCGCTCCTTATACACCAGCCTGTTCACACTGACGAGAAACCTTACCTGTGTAAGGAGTGCGGGGAGTCTTTCGGGGTACAGTCGCACCTAACCGTGCATCAGAGGGTTCATTCTGGGGAGAAGCCGAGCAAATGCACTCACTGTGAGAGAGCGTTCTCCAAAATGACAGCTCTCAGGGAGCATCAGAAAATTGAGCCCGGAGTGAAGCCCTGTAAGTGTTCCgactgtgggaagtccttccggACCAAGTCCTACCTCATCCTGCATCAGAGAAGGCACACTGGGGTAAGGCTCTACAGATGTGAGGGATGTGGAAAGGCCTTTAGAACTAGCTCCCACCTGACCGCGCACCTGAGACTGCACACCGGAGAAACGCTCTGCAAGTGTGCTgactgtgggaaagccttcaggaGCAGCTCAAGCCTCGCCGTGCACCAGAAACGACATCAGAGAGGAACTCAGCCGATATAGCAACATTCAATGACAAAGTCCTGTGAGCTGTATTTAATAACTTTAGGGAACTTATCAGTAGAAATTAATTAGCTCCTGTACACTAAATTAAATATGAATGTTAGAAGAATTTAATTATATTCTTAGAAATAATTCAAATGAgattaaaaatagacaaatgaaAACCTTCATCCATAGTTCATATGTTACTCATTCAACAAATTAAAGTTAATTGCCTTTATATATTTCTGCCTGTTTTTCTATGGGTTTGTCTTAAatgctttgtatatttttctatattctttgtCTCATAGGTAACAAATGTTTCTCTTAATTTAACATTTGTCTTTAAACTCCTATATAGTAAAGTctcaatgttttcatttttacagtgaaatttttcatcttcttaggttcttgatttttttatttgaaagccTATCTTTGGTGCCTAAGTTATACATAATCTAGATTTGTTTGACATTTTTTGATAAtttagtatttatgtatttaaatgtaaatCTAGACTGAATATCTGTTAAATGAGACTAAAAAGGACTATGAGCCTATGAAAAGATTTTAACCTACTTAGTACtcagggaaattcaaatttaaagtaataaactGAAACTTCCACTTTATAGAGTTGGAAAAATTTAACCTTTCGTTGAGGGTAGGGTTTTGGGGAGCCATGTACCCTTACTTAAAGGTTGTGTAGCTTATGTTTCTGCCAGCAACCCAGTCTATACTATTTAAAttacccattcttttttttttttttttttttttggttttttgagacagggtttctctgtagctttggagcctgtcctggcactagctctgtagaccaggctggtctcgaactcacagagatccgcctgcctctgcctcccgagggctgggattaaaggcgtgcgccaccatcgcctggcttaaaTTACCCATTCTTATCTGGGAATCTGCTCCATAGAAATAAGCATCCTCAAGTGTAAGAATACAAATAAGGATCTTTGTTGaagtattggtttttttttaaggcagaaaaGTCACAACTAGAAAATGCCAATTAATAGGAAAATAGATAACTGTTGATGTGTCCATATTTTGGAACAGCCTGGGTAGCTTTTAAGATGAGTTATAGATATGCTAATTTCAGAATTTCCCCCAATTTTATGAGTAATTGCTTGTTAtaacatgtgtatacatataatttaattatCACCATGCACTCACATGAGTAACTAGCTTTCCGTGAAGACAGATATAGAAGAAAGTACATCAGGCTATAAATATTAGCTACCTTGAGGgaaggcagaaaaggaaaaaggattaCAGGGTGAAGAGACtataaacatagaaaaatttGAATATAGCATGTGTGTTATAAAACTACGTGTGATAGTGGTACTTCTATAAATTTCTGA from Microtus ochrogaster isolate Prairie Vole_2 chromosome 7, MicOch1.0, whole genome shotgun sequence encodes:
- the Znf624 gene encoding zinc finger protein 624 is translated as MELAASIGRFLLVVAALNLAGGHTIIINDLETKSSTKDAILSENVIEKDLSQKIIVKKLTENNPWSSRMGRFGKWNNSILGLQNIQKSHLSQRFTAEKTVATQRGFRLGSAPFPEPEIVAEELRRKCQIHEENFTENLDLITDTHLGKMICKDTEDQKNIRQTSEFILTKKSSTEEKPCQCNRCEKAFCYKSLLTQHQRTHTKENPWERNECGEMFGQLSYLSQHKKVHTGEKPYKCSECGKTFIASSSLTVHQRAHTREKPYRCNVCGKSFSQCARLNQHQRVQTGEKACKCIQCGKAFCDISKLARHQQTHNHETYQCGDCWKVFRSKYYLSVHQKLHTEEKPYKCSECGKSFKNTTVFNVPQRVHTGEKPFPCNECGQAYRSNSGLVHSRIANLPEHPRIHTGEKPYKCHECGKAFINSLCLAVHHRMHAGEKPHECSECEKAFTRSSSLLIHQPVHTDEKPYLCKECGESFGVQSHLTVHQRVHSGEKPSKCTHCERAFSKMTALREHQKIEPGVKPCKCSDCGKSFRTKSYLILHQRRHTGVRLYRCEGCGKAFRTSSHLTAHLRLHTGETLCKCADCGKAFRSSSSLAVHQKRHQRGTQPI